A genomic stretch from Pararhizobium sp. IMCC21322 includes:
- a CDS encoding beta-galactosidase — MSNGAAEITTRRPQLGVCYYPEHWPESEWTDHARQMVEIGLSYVRIGEFAWSRLEPNPGQYEFDWLARAIDVLGQAGLKVVLGTPTATPPKWLVDTMPDMIAIGPDGHKRGFGSRRHYDFSHHGYRVECARIITKLAEKFGEHPAVTVWQTDNEYGCHDTTYSYSNAALTGFRSWLKDKYGTIGNMNEAWGNVFWSMEYRDFSEIDLPNLTVTEANPSHHLAFRRYSSDQVVTFNREQVEILRKLSPGRDIIHNFMGMFTEFDHFDVAEDLDISSWDSYPLGFLERRTDLSDAHKEKYLNQGDPDFTAFHHDLYRGTGNGRWWVMEQQPGTVNWADWNPAPLPGMVRLWTWEAIAHGAEVVSYFRWRQAPFAQEQMHAGLNKPDGTADIAAHEAAQVASELDQLDLTVDTSQADVALILDYPSIWMTQIQPQGKDYDPIALHFAFYCAARKLGLSVDIVASGADLSGYELVMVPNLLQVTEHAAAAFEATNAQIVFGPRTGSKTHDLAIPANLAPGPLAQLLQLRVDCVESLRPGIVHQAGGGSISKWREHLTLLATPDDCYQMPDGHPAYVQFGRISYLAGWPDENLLQDVLVKSAERAGLQVQIMPDGVRVRTMGPHKVYTNYGRTPANIEKIIGSESIVQGEGGCIQSASVVITRIS, encoded by the coding sequence ATGTCAAATGGCGCCGCTGAAATTACCACCAGACGCCCGCAATTGGGCGTCTGTTACTATCCTGAACACTGGCCCGAGAGCGAGTGGACGGATCACGCACGGCAAATGGTCGAAATCGGCCTGTCCTATGTCCGCATAGGTGAGTTTGCCTGGTCCAGACTGGAACCAAATCCCGGACAATATGAGTTTGACTGGCTGGCCCGCGCAATTGATGTGCTGGGACAGGCCGGCTTGAAAGTCGTATTGGGAACGCCAACGGCAACGCCGCCCAAATGGCTGGTCGATACCATGCCGGATATGATTGCCATCGGCCCGGACGGTCACAAGCGTGGCTTCGGCTCTCGCCGCCATTATGATTTCAGCCATCATGGATATCGTGTTGAATGCGCCCGCATCATTACAAAACTTGCGGAAAAGTTTGGCGAACATCCTGCCGTTACTGTCTGGCAAACGGACAATGAATATGGCTGTCATGATACAACCTATTCCTATTCAAACGCTGCACTGACAGGCTTCAGAAGCTGGCTGAAAGATAAATACGGCACCATTGGCAATATGAACGAGGCTTGGGGCAATGTGTTCTGGTCGATGGAGTATCGCGACTTTTCAGAAATCGATTTGCCCAATCTCACTGTCACTGAAGCCAATCCATCGCATCACCTTGCGTTTCGTCGATACTCTTCAGATCAGGTTGTTACCTTTAACCGGGAGCAGGTCGAGATCCTGCGAAAACTCAGCCCTGGTCGCGACATCATCCACAATTTCATGGGCATGTTTACAGAATTTGACCATTTTGACGTCGCTGAAGATTTGGATATTTCGTCATGGGATTCCTATCCACTTGGCTTTCTGGAGCGACGAACGGATCTCAGCGACGCGCATAAGGAAAAATACCTGAATCAGGGCGATCCCGATTTCACGGCTTTCCACCATGATCTTTATCGCGGAACCGGCAATGGACGCTGGTGGGTCATGGAGCAACAGCCAGGCACGGTGAACTGGGCGGACTGGAATCCTGCACCGTTGCCCGGCATGGTCCGGCTGTGGACCTGGGAAGCCATTGCGCACGGCGCAGAAGTGGTTTCGTATTTTCGCTGGCGTCAGGCACCTTTTGCGCAGGAGCAGATGCATGCCGGGTTAAACAAACCTGATGGCACGGCAGATATCGCTGCGCATGAAGCCGCGCAAGTTGCAAGCGAACTCGATCAGCTGGACCTGACGGTCGACACGTCACAGGCAGACGTCGCACTGATTTTGGACTATCCAAGCATCTGGATGACGCAAATCCAGCCCCAGGGTAAAGATTACGATCCCATTGCGCTTCATTTCGCTTTTTACTGCGCTGCCCGAAAACTCGGACTGTCTGTGGACATAGTTGCCTCCGGCGCAGACCTGTCCGGCTATGAGCTGGTTATGGTGCCCAACCTTCTTCAGGTAACCGAGCATGCTGCAGCAGCCTTTGAAGCGACAAACGCCCAAATTGTATTTGGTCCAAGAACTGGTTCCAAAACACACGACCTCGCAATCCCGGCAAACCTGGCTCCCGGTCCTCTGGCGCAACTGCTTCAGCTCAGGGTCGATTGTGTTGAAAGTCTGCGTCCAGGAATTGTTCATCAGGCTGGCGGCGGCTCAATATCCAAATGGCGCGAGCATCTCACATTGCTGGCCACGCCGGATGATTGCTACCAAATGCCGGATGGTCACCCGGCCTATGTCCAATTCGGCAGGATTTCCTACTTGGCGGGTTGGCCAGATGAAAACCTGTTGCAGGATGTTTTAGTCAAATCCGCTGAGCGAGCAGGACTACAAGTTCAAATCATGCCGGATGGCGTCAGGGTTCGCACGATGGGTCCGCACAAGGTCTACACAAACTACGGCAGGACACCTGCAAACATCGAGAAGATCATCGGTTCCGAATCTATTGTGCAGGGCGAGGGAGGCTGTATCCAGTCTGCCAGCGTTGTTATCACCCGCATATCCTGA
- the cobU gene encoding bifunctional adenosylcobinamide kinase/adenosylcobinamide-phosphate guanylyltransferase, whose product MSATLQPEQNSALILGGARSGKSAYAEQMVLACGNTPHYVATSQIFDDEMKQRVQQHQHRRGTHWSVTEEPLNLREAIEDAPTGSSAILVDCLTLWLSNLMHHERNVDNETSQLLDLIPGLSRPIVFVSNEVGMGIVPENALARSFRDHQGRLNQKLAVTVDRVDFIAAGLPLNLKPQRTIQ is encoded by the coding sequence ATGAGTGCCACACTCCAACCAGAACAGAACTCCGCTCTCATTTTAGGTGGTGCGCGCTCCGGTAAGAGCGCCTATGCCGAGCAGATGGTACTGGCCTGCGGTAACACCCCTCACTACGTGGCGACGTCACAAATTTTCGACGATGAAATGAAACAGCGTGTGCAACAGCATCAACACCGTCGCGGTACTCATTGGAGTGTCACGGAAGAGCCCCTGAACCTGCGTGAAGCGATAGAAGATGCACCAACCGGTAGTTCGGCCATTCTGGTCGATTGCCTGACCCTGTGGCTCTCTAACCTCATGCATCATGAGCGCAATGTAGACAATGAAACCAGTCAATTGCTTGATCTCATACCCGGCCTAAGTCGGCCAATTGTATTTGTATCCAATGAAGTCGGCATGGGCATCGTGCCGGAAAATGCATTGGCCCGCTCGTTTCGTGACCATCAGGGTCGCTTGAACCAGAAGCTGGCCGTAACCGTTGACCGTGTGGATTTCATTGCCGCCGGTCTTCCTCTTAATCTGAAACCCCAAAGGACAATTCAATGA
- the cobW gene encoding cobalamin biosynthesis protein CobW: MATKIPATIITGFLGAGKTTLIRHLLQNAGGRRIALIINEFGDMGFDADLLKGCNSDACSADDIVELTNGCICCTVADDFLPTMETLLSRSEQPDHIIIETSGLALPQPLVRAFSWPSVKSKVTVDGVITVVDAAALSEGKMVHDEAALQEQRTADEALDHESPIEELFEDQLKCADLVILSKADLVSAEGLAKAREIASRDTRDAVQFLEASNGIVSPSVVLGLTAQAEEDMENRKSHHDDHDHEHDHDDFETFIVETSSHESVDTARAAVLAAMNSHGVLRIKGAISIHGKNAPLAVQAVGPRVETWFATPSGGTPKLVVIGEKGLDQTAIRATLSDVIAAKKAS; this comes from the coding sequence ATGGCGACAAAAATACCTGCAACTATTATTACCGGTTTTCTGGGTGCGGGAAAAACCACGCTCATTCGTCATTTGTTGCAAAATGCTGGGGGACGTCGCATCGCGCTCATCATCAATGAATTTGGTGATATGGGATTTGACGCGGACCTTCTGAAAGGCTGCAATTCAGATGCTTGTAGCGCGGACGACATTGTAGAACTGACCAATGGCTGTATCTGCTGCACCGTCGCTGATGATTTCCTGCCCACCATGGAAACACTTCTGTCGCGCAGCGAGCAACCCGACCACATCATCATCGAAACATCCGGCCTGGCACTTCCACAACCTCTGGTCCGCGCATTTTCATGGCCGAGTGTGAAATCCAAAGTCACCGTTGATGGCGTGATCACTGTTGTGGATGCAGCCGCATTGTCTGAAGGCAAAATGGTACATGATGAAGCGGCGCTTCAGGAACAGCGGACCGCTGATGAAGCATTGGACCACGAAAGTCCGATTGAAGAACTGTTTGAAGATCAGTTGAAATGCGCAGATCTCGTCATTCTGTCAAAAGCGGATCTGGTGAGCGCTGAAGGCTTGGCTAAAGCACGCGAAATTGCATCCCGTGACACGCGCGATGCTGTTCAGTTTCTGGAAGCTTCAAACGGCATCGTTTCTCCCTCAGTAGTGCTGGGTCTGACTGCACAGGCCGAAGAAGACATGGAGAACCGCAAAAGTCATCATGACGATCATGACCACGAGCATGATCATGATGATTTTGAGACATTTATTGTGGAGACCAGCAGCCATGAGAGCGTGGATACGGCAAGGGCCGCCGTTCTGGCTGCCATGAACAGTCATGGGGTTCTGCGCATAAAGGGCGCCATTTCCATACACGGGAAAAATGCGCCTTTGGCAGTGCAAGCTGTCGGTCCGCGCGTTGAAACCTGGTTTGCCACGCCAAGCGGCGGAACGCCAAAACTTGTGGTAATCGGTGAAAAGGGACTCGATCAGACTGCAATTCGCGCCACATTATCGGATGTGATTGCCGCTAAAAAGGCCAGTTGA
- the cobN gene encoding cobaltochelatase subunit CobN, with translation MHVLQAQTRRIDDGEEAVDLGQSPGDIVVLTAADTEISGFSYAAQSLETEFPSLRVASLLALSHPYSVDMYLEQTLAQAKLVVVRLLGGRNYWPYGLERLAELARANNTKIIVVPGDANWDVDLETATTLDPNHARTFWRYCVEGGVENLKNALRFLASQIGYETTFEPPKPLPKAGLYWPGTAQPDINLMQDSQHKNGLAAIVFYRSTVQANATAPIDGLIKALNCKGMNVLPIYVSSLKDPESIAVLDAVFKQATPAIILNGTAFAVSKPGGAHKVTPLDQTGCMVLQFVMSGTSQEGWQDSDRGLSAKDLTMHVVLPEIDGRVLTQIISFKEEGAFDPKTECSPTQFIPIEDRIARLAVQAASWAQLRKISAADKRVAIILSNYPNKDGRMANGVGLDTPASTIALLQALKLDGYTIENAPENGKVLMDRFMAGPTNAFDLTRLMQAEFSISIEKYLQYYSTLSQFLQNQIEARWGNPEDDPTCIDGLFRLAIHKFGNVIIGVQPARGYNIDPKDTYHDPALVPPHNYLAFYAWLRLEFGADALVHMGKHGNTEWLPGKALALSANCWPDAIMQGLPIIYPFIVNDPGEGAQAKRRMSSVIIDHLMPAMTRAETYGPLSEIEALIDEYFLASGVDQKRVRLLDDQIFEAIDRHSLGTELGLKPGFDKQDALQRLDGYICELKELQIRDGLHILGHSPQGEQRDDTLTALARVPGPTGMSLHRAIAADLNLSNFDPLACDMSEHWTGPKPQSLAGVSNDAWRTNADTVERLEALAKALINGATQCQTDWTQTADVLQNLETEIAVNLDESGSKEIHACLSALNGSFVNPGPSGAPTRGRLDCLPTGRNFYSVDVRSVPTKAAWKLGLQSADLVAERYFQEQGEWPQAIALTAWGTSNMRTGGDDIAQAMALIGAEPVWEDLSGRVTGFKIIPLAELKRPRIDVTLRISGFFRDAFPLQIDLFDSAVRGVAALDEPDDANPIAARFKSETKTLIAKGLSDQEAEKRAGYRIFGSMPGAYGAGLQALIDENLWEDRADFSESFLTWGGFAYGSGAEGEGARQLLETRLEQTQLVLQNQDNREHDILDSDDYYQFQGGLTAAVATLSGNEPAVYHGDHSRPETPKIRSLEEELSRVVRGRAANPKWIAGVMRHGYKGAFEMAATLDYLFAYAATTRAVKSHQFDLLYDAYFDDDTVREFIETHNPAALAEMADRFLQAIDKDLWQPRRNSIFAKLKNLKGETTA, from the coding sequence GTGCATGTCCTTCAGGCCCAGACACGACGCATAGATGATGGAGAGGAAGCCGTTGACCTCGGTCAGTCGCCCGGCGACATTGTAGTTCTGACGGCAGCTGACACCGAAATTTCTGGCTTCTCCTACGCAGCACAATCATTGGAAACCGAATTCCCAAGCCTGCGCGTTGCAAGCCTGCTCGCATTGTCCCACCCATATTCCGTGGACATGTATCTGGAACAGACGTTGGCCCAGGCAAAGCTTGTTGTTGTGCGCCTGTTGGGAGGCCGTAATTACTGGCCCTATGGCCTGGAGCGTCTGGCGGAATTGGCGCGGGCCAATAATACCAAGATCATAGTCGTCCCGGGAGATGCAAATTGGGATGTCGATCTTGAGACCGCCACAACTCTCGATCCGAACCACGCAAGAACCTTCTGGCGTTACTGCGTTGAAGGCGGCGTTGAAAACCTGAAAAATGCCCTCCGGTTTCTGGCTTCACAGATAGGCTACGAAACCACTTTTGAGCCACCCAAACCGCTGCCAAAGGCGGGGCTGTATTGGCCGGGAACAGCGCAGCCCGATATTAACCTGATGCAGGATAGCCAGCACAAAAACGGTTTGGCCGCCATTGTGTTCTATCGCTCGACAGTACAGGCAAATGCGACCGCACCCATTGATGGTCTGATCAAAGCACTCAATTGCAAAGGCATGAATGTTCTGCCGATTTATGTGTCCAGCCTGAAAGATCCAGAATCGATTGCTGTGCTGGACGCCGTTTTCAAACAGGCCACGCCAGCCATTATCCTGAACGGCACCGCATTTGCGGTGTCCAAACCCGGCGGTGCCCACAAAGTCACGCCACTGGATCAGACCGGATGCATGGTGCTGCAATTTGTCATGTCCGGTACATCTCAAGAAGGATGGCAGGACAGCGACCGGGGCTTGTCAGCCAAAGATCTAACCATGCATGTTGTTCTTCCCGAGATCGATGGTCGTGTCCTGACCCAAATTATCTCGTTTAAGGAAGAGGGGGCCTTTGATCCCAAAACGGAATGCAGCCCAACCCAATTCATACCCATCGAGGATCGGATTGCACGGCTCGCCGTTCAGGCAGCCAGTTGGGCTCAATTGCGGAAGATTTCGGCAGCCGACAAGCGCGTGGCCATAATCCTCTCCAACTATCCGAACAAGGATGGGCGCATGGCAAATGGTGTTGGACTCGACACACCGGCCAGTACGATTGCCCTGCTGCAAGCATTGAAACTTGACGGCTACACAATTGAGAATGCGCCGGAAAACGGCAAAGTTCTGATGGACCGCTTTATGGCGGGCCCGACGAACGCTTTTGACCTGACACGTTTGATGCAAGCTGAGTTCAGCATATCCATCGAGAAATATCTTCAATATTACAGCACCTTATCTCAATTTCTGCAAAATCAAATCGAAGCGCGATGGGGCAACCCGGAAGACGACCCGACCTGCATCGATGGTCTGTTTCGTCTGGCAATCCACAAATTTGGCAATGTCATCATTGGTGTGCAGCCTGCACGGGGATACAACATCGATCCCAAGGACACCTATCATGATCCGGCGCTTGTGCCACCGCACAACTACCTCGCATTTTACGCCTGGCTGCGTCTGGAATTTGGTGCCGATGCGCTTGTCCATATGGGCAAGCATGGCAACACGGAATGGCTGCCCGGCAAGGCATTGGCTCTGTCGGCCAATTGCTGGCCTGACGCAATCATGCAGGGCCTCCCAATTATTTATCCCTTCATCGTCAATGATCCGGGTGAGGGAGCGCAGGCAAAGCGCCGGATGAGTTCGGTGATCATAGATCATCTGATGCCAGCCATGACCCGCGCAGAGACTTATGGACCCTTGTCGGAAATCGAAGCACTGATCGATGAGTATTTCCTCGCCTCCGGTGTGGATCAAAAAAGAGTAAGGCTCCTTGATGACCAGATTTTTGAGGCCATTGATCGCCATTCATTGGGAACAGAGTTGGGCCTGAAGCCAGGTTTCGACAAGCAGGATGCATTGCAGCGCCTTGATGGATACATCTGTGAGCTGAAAGAGTTGCAGATACGAGACGGGCTGCATATTCTGGGGCACTCACCGCAAGGCGAACAGCGGGATGACACGCTGACAGCACTGGCAAGAGTGCCGGGACCGACCGGGATGTCGCTGCACCGGGCGATTGCTGCTGATTTAAACCTGTCCAATTTTGATCCTTTGGCGTGCGATATGTCGGAACACTGGACAGGCCCAAAACCACAGTCACTTGCAGGCGTCTCCAACGATGCGTGGCGCACGAATGCCGACACGGTAGAGCGCTTGGAAGCCCTGGCAAAAGCTTTGATCAATGGCGCGACACAATGCCAAACAGATTGGACACAAACAGCAGATGTCCTGCAGAATCTTGAAACTGAGATTGCCGTCAATCTGGACGAGAGCGGTTCAAAGGAAATACATGCCTGCTTGTCAGCGCTGAATGGCAGCTTTGTGAATCCGGGACCTTCGGGGGCACCAACACGCGGGCGTCTGGACTGCCTGCCAACGGGCCGCAATTTCTACTCAGTCGATGTCCGGTCAGTGCCAACGAAAGCTGCATGGAAACTTGGGCTCCAATCTGCGGATTTGGTGGCCGAGCGGTATTTTCAGGAACAGGGTGAATGGCCACAAGCTATTGCTCTAACCGCATGGGGCACCTCAAACATGCGCACGGGCGGCGATGATATTGCGCAGGCCATGGCGCTCATCGGTGCAGAGCCGGTTTGGGAGGATTTGTCGGGCCGTGTAACCGGTTTTAAAATCATCCCGCTGGCAGAGTTGAAACGCCCCCGCATTGACGTCACGCTTCGCATATCAGGCTTCTTTCGCGATGCATTTCCGTTACAAATTGACCTGTTTGATAGCGCAGTGCGCGGCGTCGCAGCGCTGGATGAGCCAGATGATGCCAACCCGATTGCGGCACGGTTCAAGTCCGAGACCAAAACACTGATCGCGAAAGGTCTGTCAGATCAAGAGGCGGAAAAGCGCGCCGGATATCGGATCTTTGGGTCCATGCCCGGTGCCTACGGTGCAGGTCTGCAGGCCCTGATTGACGAGAACCTGTGGGAAGACCGCGCTGATTTTTCCGAAAGTTTTCTCACCTGGGGTGGTTTCGCCTATGGATCGGGTGCGGAGGGTGAGGGTGCGCGTCAACTGCTGGAGACGCGGTTGGAGCAAACACAGTTGGTGCTGCAAAATCAGGACAACAGAGAACATGATATTCTGGACAGTGATGATTATTACCAGTTTCAGGGCGGATTGACCGCAGCTGTCGCAACCTTGTCGGGCAACGAACCCGCCGTCTATCATGGCGACCATTCTCGCCCGGAAACACCAAAAATAAGGTCCCTGGAAGAAGAGCTGTCGCGCGTTGTGCGTGGCAGGGCTGCCAACCCGAAATGGATCGCCGGTGTCATGCGTCATGGCTACAAAGGCGCTTTTGAAATGGCGGCAACTCTGGATTACCTGTTTGCCTACGCAGCCACAACACGGGCAGTCAAAAGCCATCAGTTCGATCTGCTCTATGACGCCTATTTCGACGATGACACGGTTCGGGAGTTCATTGAGACACATAATCCGGCTGCCTTGGCAGAAATGGCGGACCGTTTTCTACAGGCTATCGATAAGGATTTATGGCAACCCAGACGCAACAGCATCTTTGCCAAGTTGAAAAACCTCAAAGGGGAGACCACCGCATGA
- the cobO gene encoding cob(I)yrinic acid a,c-diamide adenosyltransferase — MTKKDEMTEEELNARHAEKMKKKKAARDKIIATKTIEKGLVIVHTGKGKGKSTAAFGLVFRSIGHGHKIGIVQFVKGKWETGERTVLERFPELVSHHTMGEGFTWETQDRQRDITAARQAWEKAKELIMDDEHKLVLLDELNIVLRYDYIDVEEVVEFLKQKPHDKHVVITGRNAKEPLIEFADLVTEMTMIKHPFRSGVKAQIGIEF, encoded by the coding sequence ATGACCAAAAAAGACGAGATGACAGAAGAAGAGCTGAATGCCCGTCATGCGGAAAAAATGAAGAAGAAAAAGGCCGCACGGGATAAAATTATTGCGACCAAAACCATCGAGAAAGGCCTTGTCATAGTCCATACCGGTAAGGGCAAAGGCAAATCAACGGCCGCCTTCGGCCTTGTTTTCCGGTCTATTGGACATGGCCACAAAATCGGCATCGTCCAATTTGTCAAAGGCAAATGGGAAACCGGTGAGCGCACGGTCTTGGAGCGTTTCCCGGAATTGGTTTCTCACCACACAATGGGCGAGGGCTTTACCTGGGAGACGCAGGACCGCCAGCGTGACATCACCGCCGCCCGTCAGGCCTGGGAGAAAGCAAAAGAGCTGATCATGGATGATGAGCACAAGTTGGTTCTGTTGGATGAGCTGAACATTGTGCTGCGTTATGATTATATCGATGTCGAGGAAGTCGTCGAGTTTCTGAAGCAGAAACCCCATGACAAGCACGTTGTCATTACCGGACGCAATGCCAAGGAACCACTGATTGAGTTCGCCGATCTGGTCACGGAAATGACCATGATCAAGCACCCGTTCAGATCCGGCGTGAAAGCCCAAATCGGCATCGAGTTCTAA
- a CDS encoding cobyric acid synthase yields MARKPALMLQGTGSNVGKSVLVAGLARAMKHRGIKVAPFKPQNMSNNAGVANGGEIGRAQMLQARAAGLAPDIHMNPVLLKPESELGAQIIVQGRFVGTMRAKDYGKHKTTLMPKVMESFETLENQYDLILVEGAGSPAEINLRAGDIANMGFAEAADVPVVLIGDIDRGGVIASLVGTYAVLPAAEQTRIKGFLINKFRGDVSLFADGVTEIATRTEWAPLGILPFFQKAQLLPAEDILDLKNETNRTENFTIVVPKLPRIANFDDLDPLAAEPNVSVKIIELGQPLSQNADLILLPGSKSTIADLAVLKSEGWDLDIAAHLRHGKPIMGLCGGYQMLGKQISDPHGVEGSTETVDGLGYLDVETVLDPLKTTRPAKGTHCESGLTVEGYEIHLGQTTGSDCQRPFVEIDGQSDGAQSEDGLVTGTYMHGIFSSDEFRSYFLENLGITASGNSYNQSIDQVLDDLSEHLEAHLDINQMLEIAYAREA; encoded by the coding sequence ATGGCGCGCAAGCCCGCACTTATGTTGCAGGGAACCGGGTCCAATGTGGGGAAATCCGTATTGGTGGCCGGGCTAGCGCGCGCCATGAAGCACCGGGGGATAAAAGTTGCACCCTTCAAGCCGCAGAACATGTCTAACAATGCGGGCGTGGCCAATGGAGGCGAGATTGGCCGGGCACAAATGCTGCAGGCACGTGCAGCCGGTCTGGCCCCTGACATCCATATGAATCCGGTTCTGTTGAAACCGGAAAGCGAGTTGGGCGCGCAGATTATCGTGCAGGGCCGGTTTGTCGGCACAATGCGTGCCAAAGACTACGGCAAACATAAGACCACCCTCATGCCCAAAGTCATGGAAAGCTTTGAAACCCTTGAAAATCAATATGATTTGATACTGGTGGAAGGGGCTGGAAGCCCTGCGGAGATCAATTTGCGGGCAGGCGATATCGCCAATATGGGATTTGCTGAAGCTGCGGATGTGCCGGTTGTTCTGATTGGCGACATTGATCGCGGCGGTGTGATTGCCAGCCTTGTAGGTACGTATGCGGTTTTGCCAGCGGCGGAGCAAACCCGGATAAAGGGTTTTCTCATCAACAAATTTCGCGGAGATGTATCGCTGTTTGCAGATGGTGTGACAGAGATTGCCACAAGGACAGAGTGGGCACCTTTGGGCATTTTGCCGTTTTTCCAGAAGGCGCAATTGTTACCAGCCGAAGATATTCTGGATTTGAAGAATGAGACGAACCGCACTGAAAACTTTACAATTGTCGTGCCAAAGCTGCCGCGTATCGCGAATTTTGATGATCTCGATCCACTCGCGGCAGAGCCAAATGTCTCGGTAAAAATCATCGAATTGGGTCAGCCATTATCTCAAAATGCAGATTTGATTCTGCTGCCGGGGTCCAAATCCACAATCGCCGATTTGGCTGTCTTGAAATCCGAAGGATGGGATTTGGACATTGCTGCGCATCTGCGCCATGGCAAACCAATTATGGGGCTTTGTGGCGGCTATCAAATGCTGGGCAAGCAGATCTCCGATCCGCATGGCGTTGAGGGGTCCACCGAAACTGTCGACGGTCTGGGTTATCTGGATGTGGAGACGGTTCTGGACCCTTTAAAAACCACCAGACCTGCCAAGGGCACTCATTGTGAAAGCGGACTGACTGTCGAAGGCTACGAAATTCACCTCGGGCAGACCACGGGTTCCGACTGCCAACGTCCATTTGTCGAAATTGACGGCCAGTCCGATGGAGCTCAAAGCGAAGATGGCCTTGTGACAGGAACCTATATGCACGGCATTTTCTCTTCAGATGAATTCCGCAGCTACTTTCTTGAAAATCTGGGCATCACAGCTTCTGGCAACAGCTACAATCAGTCCATTGATCAGGTGTTGGATGATCTGTCCGAGCATCTGGAAGCGCATCTCGACATCAATCAAATGCTGGAAATTGCCTACGCCAGAGAAGCATAA
- the cbiB gene encoding adenosylcobinamide-phosphate synthase CbiB, translated as MLLDYTLFLSGTLASLLVALLLDAVFGDPDWIWRRLPHPVSWIGALISGADKLLNFRGNGIVNYLSGTFAILVLAGLAGIAGLGMRWVSAQSLGGSIIMIVLAAILLAQKSLYVHVSRVVLALGDSDIQTPRRAIAMIVGRNPDDLDRYAISRAAVESTAENLSDGVIAPAFWFAVAGFPGLLVYKTVNTADSMIGHHNETYGAFGWATARLDDLLNLVPARLTALLLALCAPIVGGSPLKSLIGAVREANWHKSPNAGWPEAATAYALGVSLAGPRQYGSETVDAPFFNASGRNDCDRRDVRRALRLMIAALVLHWLIYLGLYASLA; from the coding sequence ATGTTGCTTGATTACACGCTTTTTCTGTCTGGCACGCTGGCAAGTCTTCTAGTGGCTTTGCTGCTGGACGCCGTCTTTGGCGATCCTGACTGGATCTGGCGGCGTCTGCCCCACCCTGTTTCCTGGATCGGCGCGCTCATATCCGGTGCCGACAAACTGTTGAATTTCAGGGGCAATGGTATCGTCAATTACCTGTCTGGAACATTTGCAATCTTGGTGCTGGCGGGACTCGCCGGAATAGCAGGATTGGGGATGCGCTGGGTGTCTGCACAATCATTGGGCGGGTCAATTATCATGATTGTCCTTGCGGCCATTCTGCTGGCCCAGAAAAGCCTCTATGTGCATGTGTCGCGCGTAGTGCTGGCTCTTGGTGATTCCGATATTCAGACACCACGACGTGCGATTGCCATGATCGTTGGCCGCAATCCTGATGATCTTGATCGCTACGCTATCTCACGCGCCGCTGTTGAATCCACAGCGGAAAATCTCTCCGATGGTGTAATCGCTCCGGCATTCTGGTTTGCCGTTGCGGGTTTCCCCGGCCTGCTGGTCTACAAAACCGTCAATACAGCTGATTCCATGATCGGGCACCACAATGAGACCTATGGCGCTTTCGGGTGGGCAACGGCGCGGCTGGATGATCTGCTCAATCTTGTTCCGGCGCGCCTGACAGCATTATTGCTTGCTCTGTGTGCCCCGATTGTTGGTGGATCACCGCTGAAGTCATTGATCGGAGCTGTTCGTGAGGCAAATTGGCACAAATCTCCGAATGCAGGATGGCCCGAGGCCGCAACAGCCTATGCGCTGGGTGTTTCGCTGGCAGGACCCAGGCAATATGGCAGCGAGACGGTTGATGCGCCCTTCTTCAATGCATCGGGACGCAATGATTGTGATAGGCGAGATGTGCGACGCGCATTACGGTTGATGATTGCGGCTCTGGTTTTGCACTGGCTGATCTATCTCGGCCTTTATGCTTCTCTGGCGTAG